The Indicator indicator isolate 239-I01 chromosome 22, UM_Iind_1.1, whole genome shotgun sequence genome includes a window with the following:
- the NTHL1 gene encoding endonuclease III-like protein 1, giving the protein MSAPQGPHWEPRNWRQQLENIQEMRRSRDAPVDEMGVQKCFDSSAAPQVMRYQVLLALMLSSQTKDQVTSAAMLRLRHHGLTVDSILQLDDAALGQMIYPVGFWRNKVKYIKQTTAILKQKYGGDIPRTVEELVQLPGVGPKMAHLAMNIAWDSVSGIAVDTHVHRITNRLGWVRKETRHPEETRLALQDWLPRDLWREINCLLVGFGQQTCLPVSPRCAQCLNQDICPAAKRH; this is encoded by the exons ATGTCTGCGCCCCAGGGGCCACACTGGGAGCCAAGGaactggaggcagcagctggagaacatccaggagatgaggaggagcagagatgctcctgtgGATGAGATGGGAGTGCAGAAATGCTTCGACAGCAGTGCAGCCCCACAG GTGATGCGCTACCAGGTTCTGCTGGCACTGATGCTCTCCAGCCAGACCAAGGACCAGGTGACCTCAGCTGCCATGCTGCGCCTGCGACACCATGGCCTCACTGTTGACAgcatcctgcagctggatgatgCAGCTCTTGGGCAGATGATTTACCCTGTAGGATTCTGGAGG AACAAAGTGAAGTACATCAAGCAGACAACAGCCATCCTGAAGCAGAAGTATGGGGGTGACATCCCAAGGACTGTGGAGGAGCTGGTGCAGCTGCCAGGAGTTGGGCCCAAAATGGCTCACCTGGCCATGAACATTGCCTGGGACAGTGTGTCTGGGATAG ctgtgGACACCCATGTGCACAGGATCACCAACAGGCTGGGGTGGGTGAGGAAGGAGACCAGACACCCTGAGGAGACTCGGCTGGCACTGCAGGACTGGCTgcccag ggaTCTCTGGAGGGAGATCAACTGCCTCTTGGTGGGCTTTGGGCAGCAGACCTGCCTGCCCGTGAGCCCTCGTTGTGCCCAGTGCCTCAATCAAGACATTTGCCCTGCTGCTAAGAGAcactga